The Paenibacillus sophorae genome has a segment encoding these proteins:
- a CDS encoding sensor histidine kinase: protein MNIGKMLWAIGGVLLVGLLSSLFILRNQEGETGVDIVAVNTAVKAAEAHWEEITRGDLNRWKVALAASGGKSESGLAARLTLIAGDGRTLYAGEDAALSIHDALRNGDTVADITVGGVPAGKLIMASRAAEKEKEKAARRELYAALAVSWMVCAALCAAYLLYLHRSVIRPFNKLQSFAQQVARGNLDLPLAMDRNRLFGAFTESFDLMREELAAARESEYRANLSKKELVASLSHDIKTPVASIKAVTELMLLSPKEDRMRKRLEAVLSKAEQIDGLVTNLFHATLEELEQLKVVPTEEYSGVLGRILGNACYGYDIRIDVIPECMLMMDVLRMQQVVDNLLANAGKYAGTPVEATFAAAGDYLVMRIEDKGEGVPKSDLPLLFNKFYRGSNSAGHGGSGLGLYLSRSFMRRMEGDLVCYNTRGGFAAELRLKLV, encoded by the coding sequence ATGAATATCGGAAAAATGCTGTGGGCCATCGGAGGCGTTCTACTGGTGGGGCTTCTTTCGTCTCTGTTCATCCTTCGGAATCAGGAAGGAGAGACAGGCGTTGATATCGTGGCCGTCAATACGGCCGTAAAGGCGGCGGAAGCGCACTGGGAAGAGATTACGAGGGGCGATTTGAACCGTTGGAAAGTCGCTCTTGCGGCGTCCGGCGGCAAATCGGAGAGCGGCTTGGCGGCTCGGCTGACACTTATTGCGGGCGATGGCCGAACGCTTTACGCCGGAGAAGACGCAGCTTTGTCGATCCACGATGCGCTAAGGAACGGCGATACCGTTGCCGATATTACCGTCGGCGGTGTTCCGGCGGGCAAATTGATTATGGCGAGCCGCGCGGCGGAGAAGGAGAAGGAGAAGGCGGCCCGCCGGGAGCTGTACGCCGCGCTTGCGGTTTCGTGGATGGTATGCGCTGCGCTGTGCGCCGCCTATCTCCTGTACCTGCACCGCTCGGTAATCCGGCCCTTCAACAAGCTGCAAAGCTTTGCTCAGCAGGTCGCCCGGGGCAATCTCGATCTGCCGCTGGCGATGGATAGGAACCGCCTGTTCGGCGCTTTCACCGAAAGCTTCGACCTGATGCGGGAGGAACTGGCGGCTGCCAGGGAGAGCGAATACCGGGCCAACCTCAGCAAAAAAGAACTGGTGGCGAGCCTCAGTCATGATATCAAAACTCCGGTCGCCTCCATTAAGGCGGTGACCGAGCTGATGCTTCTTTCCCCAAAGGAAGACAGGATGCGGAAGCGGCTGGAAGCCGTCCTCTCCAAAGCGGAGCAGATCGACGGGCTCGTCACCAACCTGTTTCATGCCACACTTGAGGAACTGGAGCAGCTCAAGGTCGTTCCGACCGAAGAGTACAGCGGCGTTCTCGGCAGAATTTTGGGAAACGCTTGTTATGGATATGACATCCGGATTGATGTCATTCCGGAGTGCATGCTCATGATGGATGTGCTGCGGATGCAGCAGGTTGTCGACAATCTGCTGGCCAATGCGGGAAAATATGCCGGAACGCCGGTCGAGGCGACTTTTGCGGCTGCTGGAGATTATCTGGTTATGCGAATCGAAGACAAGGGAGAAGGCGTCCCGAAAAGCGATCTCCCGCTGCTGTTCAATAAATTTTACCGCGGGAGCAACAGCGCGGGACACGGCGGTTCGGGGCTTGGGCTGTATCTCTCCCGCAGCTTTATGCGGCGGATGGAGGGGGATCTGGTCTGCTATAACACCCGGGGCGGATTTGCGGCGGAGCTGCGCCTGAAGCTGGTCTGA
- a CDS encoding response regulator transcription factor produces MRYDCLIVDDEAVLAETTSEYLNLFDVKAAYVTSAEECLAFMREHEVSLLLLDINLEGASGFELCKELRRKTEIPILFISARSSDDDIVVALNIGGDDYIRKPYTLSVLLAKVRAVLKRYGGVKPSEGILRAGSLELDCNRCSLRVGGEEVRLKTLEFRLLAYLVRNRNRVLPKEELFREVWGDSITGDGTLNVHIRHLRTKIETDPDNPRYIKTVWGTGYLFEDGGA; encoded by the coding sequence ATGCGTTACGATTGTCTGATCGTCGATGACGAGGCCGTTCTGGCTGAAACCACCAGCGAATATCTTAACCTGTTTGACGTGAAGGCGGCCTATGTGACGTCGGCGGAAGAATGTCTGGCGTTTATGCGCGAGCACGAGGTATCTCTGCTGCTCCTGGACATCAATTTGGAGGGAGCCTCCGGATTCGAGCTTTGCAAGGAGCTGCGCCGGAAGACGGAGATTCCCATTTTGTTCATTAGCGCGCGTTCGAGCGACGATGATATTGTCGTGGCGCTGAACATCGGGGGAGACGACTATATCCGGAAGCCTTACACACTGAGCGTTCTATTGGCGAAAGTTAGAGCGGTGCTGAAAAGATATGGGGGAGTCAAGCCTTCCGAAGGAATATTGCGGGCCGGAAGCCTCGAATTGGACTGCAACCGGTGCAGTCTTCGGGTCGGCGGTGAGGAAGTTCGGCTGAAGACGCTTGAATTCCGGCTGCTCGCGTATCTGGTCCGGAACAGAAACCGGGTGCTGCCCAAGGAGGAATTGTTCCGCGAGGTATGGGGCGATTCCATCACCGGAGACGGTACGCTGAATGTGCATATCCGGCATTTGCGGACCAAAATCGAGACCGACCCCGACAATCCGCGCTATATCAAGACGGTGTGGGGGACGGGCTATTTGTTCGAGGACGGAGGCGCATGA
- a CDS encoding ABC-F family ATP-binding cassette domain-containing protein encodes MISTSGVTLRYGKRALFEDVNIKFTPGNCYGLIGANGAGKSTFLKIMSGEIEANSGEVHITPGERMAVLKQNHFEYDENPVLETVIMGHARLYEIMKEKDALYAKSDFSEADGLRAGELEGEFAELNGWDAEPDAAALLIGLGIPRELHDKKMAELSGNEKVRVLLAQALFGRPNNLLLDEPTNHLDLESIGWLENFLMDYEGTVIVVSHDRHFLNKVCTHIADIDFGKIQMYVGNYDFWYESSQLALTLQRESNKKKEEKIKELQAFIQRFSANASKSKQATSRKKQLDKITLDDIRPSNRKYPFLNFKPEREAGKQLLTVSNLTKSIEGEKVLDEVGFVVNKGDKIALVGPNGLPKSTLFDVIMGEAEADSGEYTWGVTTSQAYFPKDNSKYFEGVNMNLVEWLRQYSKDQDETFLRGFLGRMLFSGEEALKKASVLSGGEKVRCMLAKMMLNGANVLVFDEPTNHLDLESITALNNGLIDFDGTILFTSHDHQFIQTIANRIIEITPNGIIDRVMSYDEYLESDEIKELRQRMYPVEV; translated from the coding sequence ATGATCAGTACAAGCGGCGTGACACTCCGTTACGGAAAGCGCGCACTTTTTGAAGATGTAAATATAAAGTTCACTCCCGGCAACTGCTACGGCCTGATCGGGGCGAACGGCGCCGGCAAATCTACGTTTCTGAAAATTATGTCCGGTGAGATCGAAGCCAATTCCGGCGAAGTTCATATCACGCCCGGCGAGCGCATGGCCGTATTGAAGCAGAACCACTTCGAATATGACGAAAACCCGGTGCTGGAAACGGTCATTATGGGACACGCTCGCCTGTATGAAATTATGAAAGAGAAGGATGCGCTGTACGCCAAGTCCGACTTCTCCGAAGCCGACGGTCTGCGGGCCGGTGAGCTGGAGGGCGAATTCGCCGAGCTGAACGGCTGGGACGCCGAGCCGGACGCTGCCGCGCTCCTGATTGGCCTCGGTATTCCGCGTGAGCTGCATGACAAGAAGATGGCGGAGCTCAGCGGCAACGAGAAGGTACGGGTACTGCTAGCCCAGGCACTGTTCGGCCGTCCGAACAACCTGCTCCTTGACGAACCTACCAACCACTTGGATCTCGAATCGATCGGTTGGCTGGAGAACTTCCTCATGGACTATGAAGGTACCGTTATCGTCGTATCCCATGACCGTCACTTCCTGAATAAAGTATGTACGCATATCGCGGACATCGACTTCGGCAAAATCCAGATGTACGTCGGCAACTATGACTTCTGGTACGAGTCCAGTCAGCTGGCCCTCACGCTTCAGCGGGAATCGAACAAGAAGAAGGAAGAGAAGATCAAGGAGCTGCAGGCGTTCATTCAGCGCTTCTCGGCCAACGCCTCGAAGTCGAAGCAGGCGACGTCGCGGAAGAAGCAGCTCGACAAGATCACGCTTGACGATATCCGTCCGTCCAACCGGAAATATCCGTTTCTTAACTTTAAACCTGAGCGCGAAGCCGGCAAGCAGCTGCTGACGGTCAGCAATTTGACCAAGAGCATCGAAGGCGAGAAGGTGCTGGACGAAGTCGGCTTTGTCGTCAACAAAGGCGACAAGATTGCTTTAGTCGGTCCGAACGGGCTGCCCAAGTCGACGCTGTTCGATGTCATCATGGGCGAAGCAGAAGCGGACTCGGGAGAATATACCTGGGGCGTCACGACATCCCAGGCTTACTTTCCGAAAGACAATTCCAAGTATTTTGAAGGTGTGAATATGAACCTGGTGGAATGGCTGCGCCAATATTCCAAGGACCAGGACGAAACGTTCCTGCGCGGCTTCCTGGGACGCATGCTGTTCTCCGGCGAAGAAGCGCTGAAGAAGGCAAGCGTATTGTCCGGGGGCGAGAAGGTGCGCTGTATGCTGGCGAAGATGATGCTGAACGGCGCGAACGTGCTCGTCTTCGACGAGCCGACCAACCACTTGGACCTCGAGTCCATCACGGCGCTGAACAACGGGCTGATCGACTTCGACGGCACGATTCTATTCACTTCGCATGACCATCAGTTCATTCAGACGATTGCGAACCGGATCATCGAGATTACGCCAAATGGTATTATCGATCGCGTGATGAGCTATGATGAGTACCTCGAAAGCGACGAAATCAAGGAACTCCGCCAGCGTATGTATCCGGTGGAAGTGTAA
- a CDS encoding virulence factor has protein sequence MKITFIEPTPSPHTMKLHLDESLEPGIRRTYTLENQHAAPAWAREMLTIPGVESVFHTADFAALERRPSADWAEIFRELQSRFGGEAAGAQDWTLTDENAGAHFGEAQVFVQMFRAIPMQIRVKSGAREERIALSPRFTEAVTDVASAVLIKERKLTDYGVRYGELPEIAREVEQELEAAYPQERLDSLVQQAIAHGAAGGEFIEQRSKRGQDELLRDLTSENWRVRYAALEDLTPSPELIPQISTALRDPKLLIRRLAVVYLGDLRTPEAQELLYEAMSDKAPAVRRTAGDTLSDIGDPAATPVMTRALKDSSKIVRWRAARFLYEVGTAEARGALEAAVNDPEFEVGLQARMALERIESGEEAAGTVWQQMAGRGRS, from the coding sequence ATGAAGATCACATTTATTGAACCGACACCGAGTCCGCATACGATGAAGCTTCATCTGGATGAAAGTCTGGAGCCGGGAATACGCCGAACCTATACCCTGGAAAATCAGCACGCTGCGCCGGCCTGGGCGCGTGAGATGCTGACCATTCCGGGGGTGGAAAGTGTCTTTCATACCGCCGACTTCGCGGCGCTGGAGCGGAGGCCCTCTGCGGACTGGGCGGAGATATTCCGGGAGCTGCAGTCCCGCTTCGGCGGCGAAGCTGCCGGAGCGCAGGACTGGACGCTTACGGACGAGAATGCCGGCGCGCATTTCGGCGAGGCGCAGGTGTTCGTCCAAATGTTCCGCGCCATTCCGATGCAGATCCGGGTAAAGAGCGGAGCGCGTGAGGAACGCATCGCGCTGTCGCCGCGGTTCACCGAGGCGGTGACGGATGTTGCTAGCGCGGTCCTGATCAAAGAGCGCAAGCTGACGGATTACGGCGTCCGCTACGGTGAGCTGCCCGAGATCGCGCGCGAAGTCGAGCAGGAACTGGAGGCCGCCTATCCGCAGGAGCGTCTTGATTCGCTGGTGCAGCAGGCTATCGCACATGGGGCGGCCGGCGGCGAATTCATCGAGCAGCGCAGCAAGCGCGGTCAGGACGAACTGCTGCGCGACCTTACGAGCGAAAACTGGCGGGTACGCTACGCGGCGCTTGAAGATTTGACGCCTTCGCCCGAGCTGATCCCGCAAATATCAACGGCGCTGCGGGACCCGAAGCTGCTGATCCGCAGGCTGGCCGTCGTCTATCTGGGCGATCTGCGCACGCCCGAAGCGCAGGAACTGCTGTACGAGGCAATGAGTGACAAAGCTCCCGCCGTACGGCGCACCGCCGGCGATACATTGTCCGACATCGGCGATCCCGCCGCCACGCCGGTCATGACCCGGGCGCTGAAGGACAGCAGCAAAATCGTCCGCTGGCGCGCCGCCCGATTTCTGTACGAGGTCGGCACAGCTGAAGCACGCGGAGCGCTGGAAGCCGCGGTGAACGATCCCGAGTTCGAAGTCGGGCTCCAGGCGCGCATGGCGCTGGAACGTATTGAATCCGGCGAGGAAGCGGCCGGAACGGTCTGGCAGCAGATGGCAGGACGCGGACGCAGCTGA
- a CDS encoding transglutaminase domain-containing protein, whose product MGKMTKAIVLGMLVAAAVPPAVYWGMDYAYAATKGTPVSSVSDMTQQLTTAMNNRKESVAFTYEGNTSRLKPQLQTALDQAMSNDPYLNYIVNSYSFSYRGGSRSAAVSVKLTYRESLQQTAYVNGQVKMILNKIIAPGMTGDEKVKAVHDWVVLNLKYDTTYTKYTAYEGLKSGSAVCQGYSLLTYKLLKGAGIPNKIVEGTAWQDGSGQSHAWNLVQLSGRWYHLDTTWDDPSPDKAGAVSTAYYLRTDSQMRRDHTWTRSYPAAAVEYSRTLSELASLKGKKQAAYQKLQKELRYDLYEESGIVDNAAELTALAQQARKKGEASLLFRYDGSESSLVSDLQQLYETGFKGLSYKTSLFDDTGDLKVELYWR is encoded by the coding sequence CGCCGCTGTGCCGCCGGCTGTGTATTGGGGGATGGATTATGCCTACGCCGCGACGAAGGGAACCCCAGTGAGTTCCGTCAGCGATATGACCCAGCAGCTGACCACTGCGATGAATAACCGCAAAGAGAGTGTTGCTTTTACATATGAAGGAAATACCTCACGCTTGAAGCCGCAGCTGCAAACCGCGCTGGATCAGGCGATGTCGAACGATCCTTACCTGAACTACATTGTGAACAGCTACAGCTTTTCCTACCGGGGCGGTTCCCGCTCGGCGGCGGTAAGCGTCAAGCTTACCTACCGTGAGTCGCTTCAGCAGACGGCTTATGTAAACGGGCAGGTCAAGATGATTTTGAACAAAATTATAGCGCCGGGGATGACGGGCGATGAAAAGGTAAAGGCGGTCCACGATTGGGTGGTGCTGAACCTGAAATATGACACGACCTACACAAAATATACGGCGTACGAAGGGCTGAAAAGCGGCAGCGCCGTATGCCAGGGCTATTCCTTGCTGACTTATAAGCTGCTGAAGGGCGCGGGAATTCCGAATAAAATCGTGGAAGGCACCGCGTGGCAGGACGGCTCGGGCCAATCGCACGCGTGGAATCTGGTTCAGCTGAGCGGACGCTGGTACCATCTGGATACGACTTGGGACGATCCCTCTCCGGATAAAGCGGGGGCCGTCAGCACGGCCTACTATCTGCGTACAGACAGCCAGATGCGCCGCGACCATACCTGGACCCGTTCCTATCCGGCTGCGGCTGTGGAATACTCCCGTACGCTCAGTGAACTGGCCAGCCTCAAAGGAAAGAAGCAGGCGGCCTATCAGAAGCTGCAGAAGGAGCTCCGGTACGACCTGTACGAAGAGAGCGGAATCGTCGATAACGCGGCTGAGCTGACCGCATTGGCGCAGCAGGCGCGGAAGAAGGGAGAAGCTTCGCTGCTGTTCCGTTATGATGGAAGCGAGAGCAGTCTGGTAAGCGACCTGCAGCAGCTGTACGAGACGGGCTTTAAGGGCTTGAGCTATAAGACATCCTTGTTTGACGATACGGGGGATTTAAAAGTGGAGCTCTACTGGCGGTAA